The following are from one region of the Rhodothermales bacterium genome:
- a CDS encoding VOC family protein: MRKLILVSAFLVAAACTNEPAATREFKGVKTVVYVTPDLEVGKAWYSAVFGIEPYFDEPFYVGFQVGDFELGLDPDTALARPGRGGMWVYWEVDDVVATYDRLMTLGATEVAGVNDVGGGVLVGTVEDPFGNLFGIIQMP; this comes from the coding sequence ATGAGGAAACTGATTCTTGTCTCGGCCTTCCTGGTCGCCGCGGCGTGCACCAACGAACCCGCCGCAACCAGGGAATTCAAAGGCGTAAAGACCGTCGTCTACGTCACGCCGGATCTCGAAGTAGGAAAGGCGTGGTACTCGGCGGTATTCGGCATCGAGCCGTATTTCGACGAGCCGTTCTATGTGGGTTTCCAGGTCGGCGATTTCGAGCTTGGACTTGACCCCGACACCGCCCTCGCCCGCCCGGGTCGCGGAGGCATGTGGGTATACTGGGAAGTCGATGACGTTGTCGCCACGTACGACAGACTGATGACCCTCGGAGCCACCGAGGTCGCCGGCGTGAATGACGTTGGTGGCGGCGTCCTTGTCGGGACCGTCGAAGACCCGTTCGGCAACCTCTTCGGCATCATTCAGATGCCCTGA